The Rhodohalobacter sp. SW132 genome has a segment encoding these proteins:
- a CDS encoding type II toxin-antitoxin system VapC family toxin, whose product MSENYAKVRAGCEAKGELVGPNDLLNAATVLANNGTLATRNTKEFSLIPGIKLTEW is encoded by the coding sequence ATGTCTGAAAATTATGCTAAAGTACGAGCCGGTTGTGAGGCAAAAGGTGAATTGGTTGGGCCAAATGACCTGCTGAATGCAGCCACCGTATTGGCAAATAATGGAACCCTTGCCACCCGAAATACAAAAGAGTTCAGCCTTATACCCGGCATTAAATTAACCGAATGGTAA
- a CDS encoding FAD-dependent monooxygenase, translated as MNISIIGAGIGGLTTALALQNAGIKAQVYERAPEFRDVGAGIWMQPNAMAVLDRLGVGDEIRKAGILLDGVALTDKNLRPFMMPVNSGNSKEDFRIVSIHRARLHRILLNALPENTVHTNKEFVTYSEVNHKVIADFVNGSAESDLLLGADGIHSAVRKQLFPHSDVKFSGQTCWRGIAKIHLPDFMKNRAYEAWGDGIRFGFSPISESQVYWFAVANAPKNQKDTTDFLKEKLLNTYHGFSAMVSDIIKQTPTDHINRNDISDMERLQSWHKGRVCLMGDAAHAMTPNMGQGGCQAVEDAYYISRSFQENQEPEKIFQQFEKQRRKKVDYVVKTSRLYGQVVARASGQYVMKIMMKMMPPFLVKNQMKRLYKIE; from the coding sequence ATGAATATTTCGATTATCGGGGCGGGAATTGGAGGTTTGACTACGGCTTTGGCGTTACAGAATGCCGGTATAAAGGCGCAGGTATACGAACGGGCACCTGAATTTCGTGATGTGGGCGCGGGGATCTGGATGCAGCCAAACGCTATGGCAGTTCTTGACCGGCTGGGTGTGGGAGATGAAATAAGAAAAGCAGGAATTCTGCTTGATGGGGTTGCTCTCACCGATAAAAATCTCAGGCCATTTATGATGCCGGTGAACTCCGGGAACTCAAAAGAAGACTTTCGAATTGTTTCCATCCACAGAGCACGATTGCATAGAATTTTACTGAATGCCCTGCCGGAAAATACGGTCCATACCAATAAGGAATTTGTAACCTATAGTGAAGTAAATCATAAAGTGATTGCTGATTTTGTAAACGGGTCGGCAGAATCAGATCTGTTACTGGGGGCTGATGGAATACATTCTGCGGTGAGAAAGCAGTTATTTCCGCATTCAGACGTAAAATTTAGCGGACAGACTTGTTGGCGTGGTATTGCAAAGATACATCTGCCGGATTTTATGAAAAACAGGGCTTACGAAGCGTGGGGGGATGGCATCCGGTTTGGTTTCTCACCGATTTCGGAATCACAGGTATATTGGTTTGCAGTAGCGAATGCTCCAAAGAATCAGAAAGATACCACTGATTTTCTCAAAGAAAAGCTATTGAACACCTATCACGGTTTTTCGGCTATGGTTTCTGATATCATTAAGCAAACCCCCACCGATCACATCAACAGAAATGATATTTCAGATATGGAACGTCTGCAAAGCTGGCATAAAGGCCGGGTGTGTCTGATGGGTGATGCCGCTCACGCCATGACTCCGAATATGGGGCAGGGCGGGTGTCAGGCCGTTGAAGATGCGTACTATATCAGCCGCAGTTTTCAGGAAAATCAGGAACCTGAAAAAATATTTCAGCAGTTCGAAAAGCAACGTCGCAAGAAAGTAGACTACGTGGTGAAAACTTCCCGGCTGTATGGGCAGGTGGTGGCACGGGCATCAGGTCAGTACGTGATGAAGATTATGATGAAAATGATGCCGCCGTTTCTGGTCAAAAATCAGATGAAGAGGCTATATAAAATTGAGTAA
- a CDS encoding DUF2867 domain-containing protein, with amino-acid sequence MKPRVIEDTVPETNGIKKALPQIDFKDTFAVTNHTDTLEQAAKLVFSSIPPKIKPLFSIRNFLVKFAGLKTTVPDDFNTHFKVGGYIGFLKIHSIEENEIILGGDDKHLNFRVSVFNSGEEEYNIKVTTLVQYQNRMGRIYMFMIKPFHKLVLRVMVKNAHGGIA; translated from the coding sequence ATGAAACCCAGGGTAATAGAAGACACCGTTCCGGAAACCAACGGAATCAAAAAGGCATTACCTCAAATTGATTTTAAGGATACATTTGCCGTCACCAATCACACGGATACCCTGGAGCAGGCCGCAAAACTTGTTTTCAGCAGCATCCCACCAAAAATTAAACCCTTGTTCAGTATCAGGAACTTCCTGGTAAAATTTGCAGGGCTTAAAACGACTGTTCCCGATGATTTTAATACCCATTTCAAAGTGGGTGGTTATATTGGATTCTTAAAAATTCACTCCATCGAAGAAAACGAAATTATTTTAGGCGGCGATGATAAGCATTTGAATTTCAGAGTGAGTGTGTTTAATTCGGGAGAAGAAGAGTATAACATTAAGGTGACGACATTGGTGCAGTATCAAAACAGAATGGGCCGGATCTATATGTTTATGATTAAACCATTTCACAAGCTTGTTCTTCGTGTTATGGTGAAAAATGCACATGGAGGTATCGCATGA
- a CDS encoding TetR/AcrR family transcriptional regulator, which translates to MSQTKIKILATALTLFNRHGLPSVSQHKISDELGISPGNLTYHFRQKDDIVEALYFDMVTEMNELFEDAKTEPAGINDFIEITDRMFRLMMKYRFIFIDIIYLLRNNAAIASDCQKVFAIRKEQFLDTIEQLVKKEVLREEKLPREYDYFFRRLELLTDFYLPASELTGEYSENMSSADFRKQVIYSIYPYLTPKGLKELPEEFRALK; encoded by the coding sequence ATGAGTCAGACTAAAATTAAGATACTTGCTACTGCTCTTACATTATTTAACCGGCATGGATTGCCCAGCGTAAGCCAGCATAAAATATCAGATGAACTTGGTATAAGCCCTGGAAACCTGACCTACCATTTCAGGCAAAAAGATGACATTGTCGAGGCGCTTTATTTTGATATGGTGACCGAGATGAATGAACTTTTTGAGGATGCAAAAACTGAACCAGCGGGAATAAATGACTTTATAGAAATAACCGATAGAATGTTTCGTCTGATGATGAAATACCGGTTCATTTTTATAGATATCATCTACCTGCTCCGCAACAATGCGGCCATTGCATCAGACTGTCAAAAGGTCTTTGCGATTCGAAAAGAACAGTTTTTGGATACCATTGAGCAGCTTGTAAAAAAGGAAGTGCTCAGAGAAGAAAAGCTACCCCGGGAGTATGACTATTTTTTTCGGCGATTGGAGCTTTTGACGGATTTTTATCTGCCGGCCAGTGAACTAACTGGTGAATACAGTGAGAATATGAGCAGCGCTGATTTTCGCAAACAGGTTATTTATTCGATATATCCATATCTCACACCAAAAGGACTGAAAGAATTACCCGAAGAGTTCAGAGCGCTTAAATAA
- a CDS encoding TonB-dependent receptor gives MILPDTSDAQQTASVNGYITDSRTGETLISANVAILELNRGTSTNTSGYYSITNLQPGTYTLVSTYIGYRQFEQEIELTAGETNRINIEMDPEGVELETLVVESEFEREQQRNIGTAQISTQLIKSLPPVLEPDVFRSVQLLPGVKAASDFSSGLYVRGGSPDQTLILLDETTVYNPSHFFGFFSTFNPDAVKDVRLYKGGYPAEYGGRLGSVLTVFNKDGNRNETRGSVSLGLLASRISAEGPTSSGSWMLAVRRSTLEPLLAVLRRTTDNVPDSFYFYDVNGKLNFDLTANDRLSLAFYAGNDDVKFPFGDDASIGLNYGNQTVSGQWRRILSDRLFLKTTATGSRYFNQPEFNIGGTPFERDNNIYDFSLKSDLEYLPDDAHTISAGIWAGNITLRYTDKFDGAETFNSRIQSQYASAYIQDRWQPDNRWIITGGVRVNSFSEGDYLRIAPRLSTEFRPTSTIRLQAAYGRYYQFLTLISNEAFSGFDLWLTTDRGVPPAYGDQFVLGAKTVPFEGYGFDVEVYFRTMRDLFELDPFVIDPAGLNYDELFRFGEGYAYGAEFLLERQIGRLTGFVGYTFGITRRKFPGFNTDITNPGAGARFYPPKYDRQHDMNLILNYRLSGRWSTSAVFSYATGQAYTEPLGRTEFSQVPWGNVRRESFTIGRLNASRLPSYHRLDLSFSRQGNFFGMGEAEWQFQLINAYSRRNIWFYNYDFDENPVERNEITLLPILPSVSYTVNF, from the coding sequence TTGATTTTACCTGATACATCTGATGCGCAGCAAACCGCATCGGTCAACGGGTATATCACTGACAGCCGGACCGGTGAAACACTGATTTCGGCAAATGTTGCTATTCTTGAACTCAATCGGGGTACATCCACCAATACATCCGGTTACTATTCAATCACCAATTTACAACCGGGAACCTACACTCTTGTATCTACATATATCGGGTATCGCCAGTTTGAACAGGAGATTGAACTCACTGCCGGCGAAACCAACCGGATCAATATTGAGATGGATCCCGAGGGTGTTGAGCTGGAGACACTTGTTGTTGAATCGGAGTTCGAACGCGAACAACAGCGGAATATCGGCACTGCGCAGATATCAACCCAGCTGATCAAAAGCCTGCCTCCTGTTCTGGAGCCCGATGTCTTCCGGTCCGTGCAGCTTCTGCCGGGTGTAAAAGCCGCCAGTGACTTTTCGAGCGGCCTTTACGTGAGAGGCGGCAGCCCTGACCAGACCCTGATTCTGCTGGATGAGACAACGGTTTATAATCCATCTCATTTTTTCGGATTTTTCTCCACTTTTAATCCCGATGCGGTAAAAGATGTTCGGCTGTATAAAGGCGGGTATCCTGCTGAGTATGGTGGACGCCTCGGATCGGTCCTTACAGTTTTCAACAAAGATGGTAACCGAAACGAAACAAGAGGTTCTGTCAGTCTTGGTCTGCTTGCTTCCCGAATAAGCGCCGAAGGGCCTACCAGTTCCGGTTCATGGATGCTTGCCGTTCGCCGATCAACTCTTGAACCGCTTTTGGCCGTGCTGCGCCGAACTACCGACAATGTACCCGACAGCTTCTATTTTTATGATGTTAACGGAAAACTTAATTTTGATCTGACCGCCAACGACCGGCTTTCCCTCGCGTTTTATGCAGGAAATGATGATGTAAAGTTCCCCTTTGGTGACGATGCATCCATCGGCCTGAATTACGGTAACCAAACCGTGAGCGGGCAATGGCGCCGAATTCTATCCGACCGGCTTTTTCTGAAAACGACCGCAACCGGATCCCGCTACTTTAATCAACCCGAGTTTAATATTGGAGGAACCCCATTTGAAAGAGACAATAATATTTACGATTTCTCACTCAAATCAGACCTGGAGTATCTTCCGGATGATGCACATACCATTTCAGCAGGAATCTGGGCTGGAAACATCACGCTGCGATATACCGACAAGTTTGATGGTGCGGAAACCTTTAACTCACGAATTCAGTCGCAATATGCATCGGCTTATATCCAGGATCGCTGGCAGCCCGATAACCGCTGGATTATTACCGGAGGAGTTCGCGTAAACAGTTTTTCCGAGGGTGATTATCTGCGCATTGCTCCGCGGCTCTCAACCGAATTCAGGCCCACATCAACCATTCGCCTGCAGGCCGCATACGGACGTTATTACCAATTCTTAACTCTGATTTCAAATGAAGCCTTCTCCGGGTTTGATCTCTGGCTCACCACCGACCGCGGGGTTCCTCCTGCCTACGGTGATCAGTTCGTTTTAGGCGCCAAAACCGTTCCGTTTGAAGGATATGGATTTGATGTGGAAGTTTATTTCAGAACCATGCGTGACCTTTTTGAACTCGACCCGTTTGTGATTGATCCTGCCGGTCTCAATTATGACGAGCTGTTCCGATTTGGCGAAGGATACGCCTACGGTGCTGAATTTTTATTGGAGCGACAAATCGGACGACTCACCGGGTTTGTGGGCTATACATTTGGTATCACGCGCCGGAAATTCCCCGGTTTCAACACCGATATTACCAATCCGGGTGCCGGAGCGCGTTTTTATCCGCCTAAATACGATCGCCAGCATGATATGAATCTGATCCTAAATTATCGTCTTTCGGGCAGGTGGAGCACTTCAGCGGTATTCAGCTATGCCACGGGACAAGCCTACACCGAACCACTGGGCCGCACTGAATTTTCTCAGGTGCCCTGGGGAAATGTGCGTCGCGAATCTTTCACCATTGGCCGGCTGAATGCATCCCGTTTGCCTTCGTATCACCGTTTAGATCTTTCGTTCAGTCGGCAGGGTAACTTTTTCGGAATGGGTGAAGCTGAATGGCAGTTTCAGCTGATTAACGCCTACTCAAGGCGAAACATCTGGTTTTATAATTACGATTTTGATGAAAATCCGGTTGAGCGCAACGAAATTACTCTTCTGCCCATTCTGCCATCCGTTTCATACACCGTTAACTTTTAG
- a CDS encoding DUF4249 family protein, translating into MHKLLSIIFVFLLLIFAGCDIYEQDEYQELVVMEAYAIAGRPLPDVRLSATVEATQEYNFSDAALNGASVVVTLLDEGGNTDQSFSYYRQSDGIYRAANRNYLVEAGQTYRIDASFNDRPEELRAETTVPAQFEILSDVEESYVYQSENQLEVVLTATESNARQNIYVFNTIAREASIDNLTPFYFDAVENRDASLSEFLNNSSGLINEGNFDILDNQTILLRFPWIGVAFYGENQVVTNSVDQNLADLVRSEELQLGGSTLPPGEIPNLIYNVEGGIGVFGSISSDTVVTRFLRPN; encoded by the coding sequence ATGCATAAATTATTATCAATCATATTCGTTTTTCTTCTGCTGATTTTTGCGGGTTGTGATATTTACGAACAGGATGAGTACCAGGAACTTGTGGTGATGGAGGCATACGCAATCGCCGGTCGTCCCCTGCCGGATGTGCGCCTGTCTGCCACAGTTGAGGCGACACAGGAATATAATTTCAGTGATGCTGCCCTGAATGGTGCATCGGTTGTCGTTACTCTGCTGGATGAAGGCGGAAACACAGACCAATCTTTCAGCTATTATCGTCAGTCTGATGGAATATACCGTGCAGCGAATCGCAATTATCTTGTGGAAGCGGGTCAAACCTATCGGATTGATGCATCTTTCAACGACCGTCCGGAGGAATTGAGAGCAGAGACCACCGTACCGGCTCAGTTTGAAATTCTATCTGATGTTGAAGAGTCGTATGTATATCAGTCAGAAAACCAGCTTGAAGTGGTATTAACGGCCACCGAGTCAAATGCACGCCAAAATATTTATGTATTCAACACCATTGCAAGGGAAGCTTCTATAGATAACTTGACTCCTTTTTATTTTGATGCGGTTGAAAACCGGGATGCCTCTCTTTCCGAATTCCTGAACAACTCCTCCGGCCTCATTAACGAAGGGAATTTTGATATACTTGATAATCAGACTATCCTGCTCCGGTTTCCCTGGATAGGTGTGGCGTTTTACGGAGAAAACCAGGTGGTGACCAATTCTGTGGATCAGAACCTGGCCGATCTTGTTCGTTCCGAAGAATTGCAGCTTGGCGGCTCAACCCTCCCCCCCGGCGAAATTCCCAACCTGATTTACAATGTTGAAGGAGGCATCGGTGTGTTCGGGAGCATCTCATCCGATACCGTTGTCACCCGTTTCCTTCGGCCAAATTAA
- the rpiB gene encoding ribose 5-phosphate isomerase B yields MIIPIASDHAGYEAKETTKKILESMGFTPVDFGTHSPDSVDYPDFAIQVAAKVNNGEHNQGILICGSGQGMCMTANKYPNVRGALVYNPDVASITRQHNNANILCLPGRELTKEQLETILNSWFKTEFEGGRHERRVNKIQSLTEKKN; encoded by the coding sequence ATGATCATTCCTATTGCCAGTGACCACGCGGGGTATGAAGCGAAAGAGACTACGAAGAAAATTTTGGAATCGATGGGTTTTACTCCGGTTGATTTCGGTACCCATTCTCCGGATTCGGTGGATTATCCCGATTTTGCCATCCAGGTGGCTGCCAAAGTCAACAACGGCGAACATAATCAGGGAATCTTAATCTGCGGCAGTGGTCAGGGCATGTGCATGACGGCCAATAAATACCCCAATGTGCGCGGCGCCCTGGTTTACAACCCGGATGTAGCCTCCATCACACGGCAGCACAACAATGCCAATATTCTTTGCCTGCCCGGCAGAGAGTTAACTAAAGAGCAGCTGGAAACGATTCTAAACTCGTGGTTTAAAACCGAGTTTGAGGGCGGCCGTCACGAACGGCGTGTGAACAAAATTCAATCTCTTACAGAAAAAAAGAATTAA
- the glyA gene encoding serine hydroxymethyltransferase, whose protein sequence is MDELIHQDPELAGYIRQETERQNFNFELIASENFASRATIEAMGTVLTNKYAEGYPGKRYYGGCEFVDKVEELARERAKKLFKADWVNVQPHSGASANAAVYLAFMNPGDTLLGLDLAHGGHLTHGSPVNFSGITYKAEFYGVEKDTGRIDMNKVREKAKEVNPKMISIGASAYPRDFDYQAFRDIADEVGAFLWMDMAHTAGLIAAGQLNDPLMISDVVTTTTHKTLRGPRGGMILVGKDGENKLGVTARKSGRVKNWSEVLDSAVFPGSQGGPLMHVIAAKAVAFGEALKSDFIEYQKQVKRNAKHLAEEFTNHEYDLVSGGTDNHLILVDLRSKGLTGKVAEEALDRAGITVNKNMVPFDTESPFVTSGIRIGTPALTTRGFGEAEFTKVFELIDTVLKNPTDEQNLTAVKVQVKELCTQFPLYDLEQV, encoded by the coding sequence ATGGATGAACTGATCCACCAGGATCCTGAACTTGCAGGTTACATCCGGCAGGAAACGGAACGGCAGAATTTCAATTTTGAACTGATTGCGTCTGAGAATTTTGCCTCACGCGCCACCATCGAAGCGATGGGAACCGTACTTACCAACAAATATGCCGAAGGATATCCCGGCAAGCGGTATTATGGTGGCTGTGAATTTGTGGATAAAGTGGAAGAGCTCGCCCGTGAGCGTGCAAAAAAACTGTTTAAGGCAGACTGGGTGAATGTTCAGCCTCACTCCGGGGCATCCGCAAATGCGGCTGTTTACCTCGCATTTATGAATCCCGGTGATACACTCCTGGGACTCGACCTGGCTCATGGCGGCCATCTCACACACGGATCTCCGGTTAATTTTTCGGGCATCACCTATAAAGCCGAATTTTACGGTGTTGAAAAAGATACCGGCCGTATCGACATGAATAAAGTTCGCGAAAAAGCGAAAGAAGTGAACCCTAAAATGATCTCCATCGGAGCGAGTGCGTATCCCCGCGATTTTGACTACCAGGCGTTCCGCGATATTGCCGATGAAGTTGGCGCTTTCCTCTGGATGGATATGGCTCACACCGCCGGACTGATTGCTGCCGGTCAGCTGAATGACCCGCTGATGATCAGTGATGTTGTCACTACCACTACCCACAAAACCCTTCGGGGTCCGCGTGGCGGCATGATCTTGGTTGGCAAAGATGGTGAAAACAAACTTGGCGTAACGGCCCGGAAATCCGGCCGGGTGAAAAACTGGAGTGAAGTTCTTGATTCAGCTGTTTTCCCCGGCAGTCAGGGTGGCCCGCTGATGCACGTCATCGCCGCTAAAGCTGTGGCATTTGGTGAAGCACTGAAGAGCGATTTTATAGAGTATCAAAAACAAGTAAAACGCAATGCTAAACACCTTGCTGAAGAGTTTACAAATCATGAATACGATCTTGTAAGCGGCGGCACGGACAATCACCTGATCCTGGTAGATCTACGCAGCAAAGGCCTCACCGGGAAAGTTGCTGAAGAAGCACTCGACCGTGCGGGAATCACTGTTAATAAAAACATGGTTCCATTCGATACTGAAAGCCCGTTTGTTACCTCCGGAATCCGGATTGGAACCCCGGCCCTTACCACAAGAGGATTTGGCGAAGCGGAATTCACAAAGGTTTTTGAACTCATCGATACCGTACTTAAAAATCCCACGGATGAGCAGAATCTCACCGCTGTTAAAGTACAGGTAAAAGAACTTTGCACACAGTTCCCGCTATATGATCTTGAACAGGTTTAA
- the tatC gene encoding twin-arginine translocase subunit TatC, whose protein sequence is MSDTPDQDSSKRKIMGALLPKAKAPKIDPTASMSFLDHLEELRWRIIKGLIGVAAGIVIAFIFADFFIQEFILGPARADFFMYQIMPLNAVDLSLISRRLPGQFFTYWGTLIIIGGIIGSPVLFYQLWAFIEPALGSGKKLKTILNALFINFFFLLGISFGYFILVPFAVQFFTQFIISDVISNEFDINEYFTSVALWTLSCGILFQIPVVSYFLSKVGLVTPEGMRAYRRHAIVGALVLSAVLTPPDPVSQLMIAFPLVLLYQFSIVLSRFAHYRRKKELDAALGSGLGD, encoded by the coding sequence ATGAGTGATACACCCGACCAGGATTCCTCAAAAAGAAAAATTATGGGAGCTCTATTACCAAAAGCGAAAGCTCCCAAAATCGACCCAACGGCATCTATGTCGTTTCTCGACCATCTTGAGGAGCTTCGCTGGAGAATCATCAAAGGGCTGATTGGCGTTGCGGCTGGTATCGTGATAGCGTTTATATTTGCCGATTTCTTTATCCAGGAGTTTATTCTGGGACCGGCACGTGCCGATTTTTTTATGTACCAGATTATGCCGCTGAATGCGGTTGATCTGTCACTCATCTCGAGGCGTTTGCCGGGACAGTTTTTCACATACTGGGGAACGCTGATTATTATCGGGGGAATCATCGGATCGCCTGTTTTATTTTACCAGCTCTGGGCGTTTATCGAGCCCGCACTTGGATCAGGTAAAAAGTTAAAGACAATCCTGAATGCGCTTTTCATCAACTTCTTTTTTCTTCTCGGAATCTCGTTCGGATACTTCATTCTTGTACCTTTTGCCGTTCAGTTTTTCACTCAGTTTATCATCTCGGATGTCATCAGTAACGAATTTGATATCAATGAATACTTTACGTCTGTTGCGTTATGGACGTTATCCTGTGGAATTCTGTTTCAGATTCCCGTTGTCAGTTACTTTCTGTCAAAAGTAGGATTGGTCACACCCGAAGGAATGAGGGCATACAGAAGGCACGCCATTGTAGGCGCACTCGTTTTATCAGCCGTTCTAACACCGCCTGATCCGGTTTCACAGCTGATGATTGCGTTTCCCCTGGTGCTGCTCTATCAATTTTCAATCGTACTGAGCCGTTTTGCACATTATCGACGCAAGAAAGAGCTGGATGCTGCGTTAGGCAGTGGACTCGGCGATTAA
- a CDS encoding FKBP-type peptidyl-prolyl cis-trans isomerase produces the protein MKNFSLLPFAAFLFVTLFTFGCSTDSDFNLQEPTYDSVPEPFNISGVDEEPVQDGITKYVVEEGRGEDRVVIRDDLFIFFTLRNMDGDIIYSSYQNGMTSPTVVSVTSISAQRSTNFNAPRAYTSGLRKGLIGMREGEKRVLIVPPSEGLANIQSGGLTEQFRNDTLRYDIELNAIL, from the coding sequence ATGAAGAATTTTTCTCTTCTCCCCTTTGCCGCATTTTTGTTTGTAACTCTCTTCACTTTTGGATGCTCAACCGATTCCGATTTCAACCTCCAGGAGCCTACATACGACAGCGTTCCCGAGCCGTTTAATATCAGCGGAGTTGATGAAGAACCTGTACAGGATGGTATCACTAAATACGTAGTCGAAGAGGGGCGCGGTGAAGATCGTGTGGTGATCCGGGACGATCTGTTTATCTTTTTTACTCTTCGAAATATGGATGGTGATATCATTTACAGTTCCTACCAAAACGGAATGACTTCGCCAACTGTTGTTTCCGTTACAAGTATCTCCGCACAGCGTTCGACCAATTTCAACGCTCCCCGTGCATACACCAGCGGACTAAGAAAAGGGCTAATCGGAATGAGAGAAGGCGAAAAAAGAGTCCTGATTGTACCCCCTTCTGAAGGTCTGGCCAATATTCAATCCGGTGGGTTAACCGAACAATTCCGAAACGATACACTCCGGTACGATATCGAACTGAATGCTATTCTCTGA
- the alr gene encoding alanine racemase, with product MKLHFPNSYAEIDLNSITKNLKQLRKRTGIKKILSVVKCNAYGHGAIEVAKRAEPDVDWFGVATVDEAIELRLGGIKKPILVFEVPSPRSAAAYQTHGLTATLSDFPHFSTLMDGTKYHIHFDTGMNRLGFKPSQAGKVRKMAVANQRLICSGIYSHYQTADDPGSDFVNTQQEIFREILKDFKEIPLVHMSNTGAAVHYNENNQFDMIRTGLAQLGYTAGRTQVDWLTPSLTWKSRIVQTLAIEAGESVSYGQKWTAQKSGYIGTIPVGYGDGILRSLSNKLQVKIRGEFYPVVGNITMDYTMVDLGDVKIAVDEEVVLMGGEAWSAAEWAEAAGTNVHEILTALNGRMARSYTDYS from the coding sequence TTGAAACTTCACTTCCCGAATTCGTATGCCGAAATCGATCTCAACAGTATCACAAAAAATTTAAAACAGTTACGAAAACGGACAGGCATCAAAAAGATATTGTCTGTGGTTAAATGCAATGCGTATGGTCACGGCGCTATTGAAGTCGCTAAAAGGGCAGAACCTGACGTGGACTGGTTTGGTGTGGCAACGGTTGATGAAGCGATTGAGCTGAGGCTTGGCGGCATTAAGAAACCGATACTGGTATTTGAAGTGCCATCGCCCCGGAGTGCAGCAGCCTATCAGACACACGGACTGACAGCTACACTCAGCGATTTCCCCCACTTTTCCACGCTGATGGACGGCACAAAGTACCATATCCATTTTGATACGGGTATGAACCGGCTGGGTTTTAAACCATCACAGGCGGGTAAAGTGCGAAAAATGGCCGTTGCCAACCAGAGGCTGATCTGTTCGGGAATCTACTCGCACTACCAGACAGCCGATGATCCCGGTTCTGATTTTGTGAACACTCAGCAAGAGATATTCCGCGAGATTCTGAAAGATTTTAAAGAGATACCTCTCGTTCATATGAGCAACACCGGGGCAGCGGTTCATTATAATGAAAATAATCAGTTTGATATGATCCGAACCGGGCTCGCCCAGCTCGGATATACGGCAGGGAGAACACAGGTGGATTGGCTGACTCCATCTTTGACCTGGAAAAGCCGAATCGTTCAAACTTTAGCAATTGAAGCGGGAGAAAGTGTTAGCTATGGCCAAAAATGGACGGCTCAAAAAAGCGGGTATATCGGCACGATCCCGGTAGGGTATGGGGATGGTATTTTGAGGTCGCTGAGCAACAAACTTCAGGTGAAGATCAGAGGTGAATTTTATCCTGTAGTTGGAAATATCACCATGGATTACACCATGGTGGATCTTGGAGATGTAAAAATAGCGGTAGATGAAGAGGTTGTGCTGATGGGCGGAGAGGCCTGGAGTGCAGCGGAGTGGGCGGAAGCCGCAGGAACAAACGTACATGAAATACTAACTGCGCTTAATGGCAGAATGGCACGCAGTTACACGGATTACTCATAA